The Pseudarthrobacter sulfonivorans genome includes a window with the following:
- a CDS encoding DEAD/DEAH box helicase, whose product MPSQPDESAALAIQTPAINDRSLAAGLAYAMGSRVSGMSFDAATGLMLGKVRGGADVPYSTTAKLVRKSGGWSCTVGVCSCPVRKDCKHVAALLFAAEDNPAIRVQLLAPAEVSRLSRQPASLDLADWEQALSPLISQPGITQSISGIPLALQFEIEEPAPHFSYTGRRDPLRSVRQLKARPVIMGAKGKWIRGDVSWNTLSYLNFRRECNEAHIEWMQAFLAAHTAAANRVHNSSALWLGLNTFAGKNMWSLLTDAKKIGLALVHSRGTEPVRLAESPAAVGLNLSRYGSPVSGDAAAPGATHDDGGLELAPTITVEGEDVDPASVGTIGRPAHGIFLTTGGEALPGVSADNVITLAPLENGLSEELLTFVTAGSTLHIPAKDETRFLTGFYPKLKQAARVTATDESVALPALALPTLSLLANYGADHRVRLHWEWHYKSGNLVTAQPLWRHPGDHGYRDDTAEARILEGIGQPWNVVPALGESATGGWGTPRLSASAELNGLDTLAFTEDVLPELRNAPDVSVDTAGDIADYREAEEAPVVSISTKATEQRDWFDLGIQISLEGQPVSFAAVFSALAAGQTKMLLPSGAYFSLDLPELHQLRALIEEARSLQDNKDAPLQISRFQAGLWDELAQLGIVDEQAAAWREAVGGLLEGGINGLPLPPSLNAELRPYQLEGYNWLSFLYRHSLGGILADDMGLGKTVQALALMCAAKEQAASVSEGAETPAPDVPAPDGVTPFLVVAPTSVVGNWAAEAARFAPGLTVRIVSETFAKNSQDAAVELAGADIVITSYALFRIDYDSYASKTWAGLVLDEAQFVKNHQSKAYQCARKLPAAFKLAITGTPLENNLMEFWALTSIVAPGLFSSPKRFAEYYQKPVEKNGDKGQLDKLRRRVRPLMMRRTKDQVIQDLPPKQEQILEVVLNPRHQKVYQTHLQRERQKILGLIEDVNKNRFTIFQSLTLLRQLSLDASLVDPSLSGVRSSKLDVLFEQLEDLVAEGHRALIFSQFTGFLGKVRERLVEEKIEFCYLDGGTRNRTDVVNEFKNGSAPVFLISLKAGGFGLNLTEADYVFLLDPWWNPASEAQAVDRTHRIGQARNVMVYRLVAKDTIEEKVMALKARKSQLFADVMEGDALSSGSITAEDLAGLFKD is encoded by the coding sequence ATGCCATCCCAACCGGACGAGAGTGCGGCACTGGCAATACAGACCCCCGCCATTAACGACCGCTCCCTCGCGGCCGGGTTGGCGTATGCCATGGGCAGCCGGGTTTCCGGGATGTCGTTCGACGCCGCCACCGGGCTGATGCTGGGCAAGGTCCGGGGAGGTGCCGACGTCCCGTACTCCACCACGGCCAAGCTGGTGCGGAAATCGGGCGGCTGGAGCTGCACCGTGGGTGTCTGCAGCTGCCCCGTCCGCAAGGACTGCAAGCACGTGGCCGCGCTGCTGTTCGCCGCCGAGGACAACCCGGCCATCCGCGTCCAGCTCCTGGCCCCGGCTGAAGTGTCCCGGCTTTCCCGCCAGCCCGCCAGCCTGGACCTGGCCGACTGGGAGCAGGCCCTCAGCCCGCTCATCTCGCAGCCGGGCATCACCCAGTCCATCAGCGGCATCCCGCTGGCCCTCCAGTTCGAGATCGAGGAACCGGCGCCGCACTTCTCCTACACAGGCCGCCGCGACCCGCTCCGCAGCGTCCGCCAGCTCAAGGCCCGGCCCGTGATCATGGGCGCCAAGGGCAAGTGGATCCGCGGCGACGTCTCCTGGAACACCCTGAGCTACCTGAACTTCCGCCGCGAATGCAACGAGGCGCACATCGAGTGGATGCAGGCATTCCTGGCCGCCCACACCGCCGCTGCCAACCGGGTTCATAACTCCTCCGCGCTGTGGCTGGGACTGAACACGTTCGCCGGGAAGAACATGTGGAGCCTGCTCACCGACGCCAAAAAGATCGGCCTCGCCCTGGTTCACAGCCGCGGCACCGAGCCGGTGCGGCTCGCGGAGTCTCCCGCCGCCGTCGGGCTTAATTTGAGCCGTTACGGCTCGCCTGTGAGTGGGGACGCTGCGGCTCCCGGCGCAACGCACGACGACGGCGGGCTGGAGCTCGCGCCCACCATCACCGTTGAGGGGGAAGACGTTGATCCTGCGTCGGTGGGGACCATTGGCCGCCCCGCGCACGGCATTTTCCTGACCACCGGCGGGGAGGCGTTGCCCGGTGTTTCCGCGGACAATGTGATCACGCTGGCACCGCTGGAAAACGGGCTGAGCGAGGAACTGCTGACCTTCGTGACTGCCGGCAGCACCCTGCACATTCCGGCGAAGGACGAGACGCGTTTCCTCACCGGCTTCTATCCGAAGCTCAAGCAGGCTGCCCGGGTCACGGCGACGGACGAGTCGGTGGCACTGCCCGCCCTGGCCCTCCCTACCCTTTCCCTGCTTGCCAATTACGGCGCGGACCACCGCGTCCGGCTGCACTGGGAATGGCACTACAAGTCCGGAAACCTGGTCACGGCCCAACCGCTGTGGCGGCACCCCGGCGACCACGGCTACCGCGACGACACCGCCGAGGCCCGCATCCTGGAGGGCATCGGCCAGCCGTGGAACGTTGTTCCGGCCCTGGGCGAATCGGCCACCGGCGGCTGGGGCACGCCACGCCTGTCCGCGTCCGCCGAACTGAACGGCCTGGACACCCTGGCATTCACGGAAGACGTCCTGCCCGAACTCCGGAACGCGCCGGACGTATCAGTGGACACTGCGGGGGACATCGCCGACTACCGCGAGGCCGAGGAAGCGCCGGTCGTTTCCATCTCCACCAAGGCCACCGAACAGCGCGACTGGTTCGACCTTGGCATCCAGATCTCTTTGGAGGGGCAGCCGGTTTCCTTCGCCGCCGTATTCTCCGCGCTGGCCGCGGGCCAGACCAAGATGCTCCTGCCCAGCGGCGCCTACTTCTCGCTGGACCTGCCGGAACTGCACCAGCTGCGCGCCCTCATCGAGGAGGCCCGCTCGCTGCAGGACAACAAGGATGCCCCGCTGCAGATCAGCCGTTTCCAGGCCGGGCTCTGGGACGAGCTCGCGCAGCTTGGCATTGTCGATGAACAGGCCGCCGCCTGGCGTGAGGCCGTGGGCGGGCTGCTCGAAGGCGGGATCAACGGGCTGCCGCTGCCTCCCTCACTCAATGCGGAGCTGCGGCCGTACCAGCTCGAGGGCTACAACTGGCTCAGCTTCCTGTACCGGCACAGCCTCGGCGGGATCCTCGCCGACGACATGGGCCTGGGCAAGACCGTGCAGGCACTCGCCCTGATGTGCGCCGCGAAGGAGCAGGCTGCGTCTGTGTCTGAGGGTGCTGAAACACCAGCGCCCGACGTTCCAGCGCCCGACGGCGTGACTCCCTTTTTGGTGGTTGCCCCCACCAGCGTCGTGGGCAACTGGGCGGCGGAAGCCGCACGCTTCGCTCCCGGCCTCACGGTCCGTATCGTGAGCGAAACGTTCGCCAAAAACAGCCAGGACGCGGCCGTTGAACTTGCCGGCGCGGACATCGTGATCACGTCCTACGCGCTGTTCCGGATCGACTACGATTCCTATGCCTCCAAGACCTGGGCCGGGCTGGTGCTCGACGAAGCCCAGTTTGTGAAGAACCACCAGTCCAAGGCCTACCAGTGCGCCCGGAAGCTGCCCGCGGCGTTCAAGCTGGCCATCACCGGCACCCCGCTGGAGAACAACCTCATGGAGTTCTGGGCGCTGACGTCCATCGTGGCGCCGGGCCTCTTCTCCAGCCCCAAACGGTTCGCCGAGTACTACCAGAAGCCGGTGGAAAAGAACGGCGACAAAGGGCAGCTGGACAAGCTCCGCCGTCGCGTCCGTCCGCTGATGATGCGCCGCACCAAGGACCAGGTCATCCAGGACCTGCCGCCCAAGCAGGAGCAGATCCTAGAGGTGGTACTGAACCCGCGCCACCAGAAGGTCTACCAGACACACCTGCAGCGCGAGCGGCAGAAGATCCTAGGCCTGATTGAGGACGTGAACAAGAACCGGTTCACCATCTTCCAGTCCCTGACCCTGCTGCGTCAGCTCAGCCTGGACGCGTCGCTGGTGGATCCGTCGCTGTCCGGGGTCCGCTCTTCGAAGCTGGACGTGCTGTTCGAGCAGCTGGAGGATCTGGTTGCGGAGGGCCACCGGGCGCTGATCTTCAGCCAGTTCACCGGTTTCCTGGGCAAGGTCCGCGAGCGGCTTGTGGAGGAGAAGATCGAGTTCTGCTATCTCGACGGCGGCACCCGGAACCGTACCGACGTCGTCAACGAATTCAAGAACGGCAGCGCGCCGGTGTTCCTGATTTCGCTGAAGGCCGGCGGCTTTGGCCTGAACCTGACCGAGGCCGACTACGTTTTCCTACTCGATCCCTGGTGGAACCCCGCGTCCGAGGCGCAGGCCGTGGACCGAACGCACCGGATCGGGCAGGCGCGGAATGTGATGGTCTACCGGCTGGTGGCCAAGGACACGATCGAGGAAAAGGTCATGGCCCTGAAAGCCCGGAAGTCGCAGCTGTTCGCGGATGTGATGGAAGGCGACGCCCTGTCCAGCGGTTCGATTACGGCCGAGGACCTCGCGGGCCTGTTCAAGGACTGA
- a CDS encoding DMP19 family protein, with product MTKSQNPVVLTQASIEAGSEEVVDANVHVVNAMYGKLLDAGEIAPAALGSYYVDFYVTQSLEGGFAQYVFTADRDEVDPLIREGLAGMGANAHLELFNRTVAAFDALSEEDEERYLDGDLDTEEESNDAVRTIEELDGEFEELFETENITALNAAWLLSQEGLLVLDDEELDAYIERQVALIPNLEERQAAADEEALEDAPDFEVIIRELCDIAGYALQKITMGDPNYMHDGEKTLAWHFTTDHGDFIMVEDDEEAFMINPETQEIVAAVEFEEADDDEMIDA from the coding sequence ATGACCAAGAGCCAGAACCCTGTCGTCCTGACCCAGGCCAGCATCGAAGCAGGCAGCGAGGAGGTCGTAGATGCCAACGTTCACGTGGTGAACGCCATGTACGGGAAACTGCTCGACGCCGGCGAGATCGCGCCCGCCGCGCTCGGCAGCTACTACGTTGACTTTTACGTCACGCAGTCCTTGGAGGGCGGCTTCGCCCAGTACGTGTTCACTGCAGACCGCGACGAAGTGGACCCGCTCATCCGCGAGGGCCTCGCCGGGATGGGCGCAAACGCCCACCTGGAGCTCTTCAACCGGACCGTTGCGGCGTTTGATGCCCTGTCCGAGGAAGACGAAGAGCGCTACCTCGACGGCGACCTGGACACCGAGGAAGAGTCCAACGACGCCGTGCGCACCATCGAAGAGCTCGACGGCGAGTTCGAGGAGCTGTTCGAAACCGAAAACATCACCGCCCTCAACGCCGCCTGGCTCCTGTCCCAGGAGGGCCTGCTGGTCCTCGACGACGAGGAGCTTGACGCCTACATCGAGCGTCAGGTGGCGCTCATCCCCAACCTGGAGGAGCGCCAGGCCGCGGCCGACGAGGAAGCACTGGAGGACGCCCCGGACTTCGAGGTCATCATCCGCGAATTGTGCGACATCGCCGGCTATGCGCTGCAGAAGATCACCATGGGCGACCCCAACTACATGCACGACGGCGAGAAGACGCTGGCCTGGCACTTCACCACGGACCACGGCGACTTCATCATGGTCGAGGACGACGAAGAGGCGTTCATGATCAACCCGGAGACCCAGGAAATCGTCGCCGCCGTTGAGTTCGAGGAAGCGGACGACGACGAGATGATCGACGCGTAG
- a CDS encoding RNA polymerase sigma factor, with product MEEPLVLDTLAEEDIDTFADTAGADPAVLFGAVYRTLSGAVLGYLKARGVDDPEAVTQDVFLALFPKIGELTGGLQGAKSLVFSIAHARMVDYYRRVERRPDFTPYDPLQDGRSTASAEDHALGHGGGATALLEGLADEHREVLALRVVADLSIEQVAGIMGKSQGAIKQLQRRALQNLKDQTLRRNQADHE from the coding sequence ATGGAGGAGCCACTGGTGCTAGACACTTTGGCCGAAGAAGACATAGATACATTTGCAGACACAGCCGGTGCTGATCCGGCTGTGCTCTTCGGCGCTGTCTATCGAACCTTGTCCGGAGCGGTCCTGGGCTACCTCAAGGCCCGTGGCGTGGATGATCCCGAGGCTGTCACCCAGGACGTGTTCCTGGCGCTTTTCCCCAAGATTGGTGAGCTGACCGGCGGCCTTCAGGGCGCCAAGTCGCTGGTATTCTCCATCGCCCACGCCCGGATGGTGGATTACTACCGGCGGGTTGAACGCAGGCCGGACTTCACTCCGTACGACCCCCTGCAGGACGGGCGCAGCACGGCGTCCGCGGAGGACCACGCCTTGGGCCACGGCGGCGGCGCGACTGCCCTGCTTGAAGGCCTCGCCGATGAACACCGCGAGGTCCTGGCACTGCGGGTGGTGGCCGATCTTTCCATCGAACAGGTGGCCGGCATTATGGGCAAGTCCCAGGGTGCCATTAAGCAGCTCCAACGCAGGGCGCTGCAAAACCTCAAGGACCAGACTCTTAGAAGAAACCAGGCAGATCATGAGTGA
- a CDS encoding COG4315 family predicted lipoprotein: MKQHLCTGLAAAALIAALSGCGGSPGTTTTTPAATSPAATSAAPTAGSPTAAAAVDLKTASSSAGNIVVDAAGMSVYFFTKDVKDSGTSACTGACLTAWPPLLTTAAKPAAEGVTGTLGTITTPDGAKQVTLNGLPLYYFAQDKKPGDVLGQGVNDVWYLATPAGEMIRTAASGY, encoded by the coding sequence ATGAAACAGCATTTGTGCACAGGTCTTGCCGCAGCGGCTCTCATTGCCGCACTTTCCGGCTGCGGCGGCAGCCCCGGAACCACCACAACCACTCCGGCGGCCACCAGCCCGGCCGCCACGTCCGCCGCCCCGACCGCTGGCTCCCCCACCGCAGCGGCCGCCGTCGACCTCAAGACAGCATCCTCCAGCGCCGGCAACATCGTGGTGGATGCCGCGGGCATGAGCGTCTATTTCTTCACCAAGGACGTGAAGGATTCCGGCACCAGCGCCTGCACGGGAGCGTGCCTGACCGCGTGGCCACCGCTCCTCACCACTGCGGCCAAGCCTGCCGCCGAAGGCGTCACCGGCACGCTCGGGACAATCACGACGCCGGACGGGGCCAAGCAGGTGACCCTGAATGGACTGCCGCTGTACTACTTCGCGCAGGACAAGAAGCCCGGCGACGTGCTGGGGCAGGGCGTCAACGACGTCTGGTACCTGGCCACGCCGGCCGGGGAAATGATCCGGACAGCGGCGTCAGGCTACTGA
- a CDS encoding sigma-70 family RNA polymerase sigma factor, with product MPLDEDVVAAIYREHGSALRRFVLSASRDPQLAEDVVQETVLRVWQQAPDITGSLRSYLFRTARNIMIDNYRKAQRRPAEVMERELADPAEAVERVDELLNRVLMEEALLRLSTEHRDVLVALHYRRFTVNEAAVQLNIPSGTVKSRAYYAVRALRTILDEMGVER from the coding sequence ATGCCGCTGGACGAGGACGTGGTGGCTGCGATCTACCGCGAACACGGCTCCGCCCTGCGCCGTTTTGTCCTCAGCGCGTCCCGCGACCCACAGCTGGCAGAGGACGTGGTCCAGGAGACTGTGCTGCGCGTCTGGCAGCAGGCCCCGGACATCACCGGAAGCCTCCGCAGCTACCTGTTCCGTACAGCGCGGAACATCATGATCGACAACTACCGCAAAGCCCAAAGGCGCCCGGCCGAAGTGATGGAACGCGAACTCGCCGATCCCGCCGAGGCCGTGGAACGCGTGGATGAACTCCTGAACCGTGTGCTGATGGAAGAGGCGCTGCTGCGGCTCAGTACCGAACACCGCGATGTCCTCGTCGCCCTCCACTACCGCCGTTTCACCGTCAACGAGGCCGCCGTGCAGCTGAACATCCCCAGCGGAACCGTGAAGTCCCGGGCCTATTACGCCGTCAGGGCGCTGCGGACCATCCTCGACGAGATGGGGGTGGAACGGTGA
- a CDS encoding anti-sigma factor family protein, producing MNASELHQLLGAYVLGGLDPADSQRFEAHLADCADCRTELAELESLPALLDALPVPDAVALTGSARPGVAPEPASSVPRRVLDELAARRRKLRRRWAAVVGAVAAACLALGVAAAPLLSRPPAPDASYSVQSGNGLQFSIDLARKTWGTELAVNGSKLPLDGTLSLWIRDRDGGEDRACAWTATPSGRVKVMGATPLQLASIASLELRDETQHAVAVITVP from the coding sequence GTGAACGCCTCTGAGCTGCACCAGCTGCTGGGCGCCTACGTGCTCGGCGGGCTTGACCCCGCGGATTCGCAACGTTTCGAAGCCCACCTCGCGGACTGCGCGGACTGCCGCACCGAACTCGCCGAGCTTGAAAGCCTGCCGGCCCTGCTGGATGCGCTTCCCGTCCCGGACGCGGTGGCGCTCACCGGGAGCGCCCGCCCCGGGGTGGCCCCTGAGCCAGCCAGCTCCGTGCCCCGCAGGGTCCTCGATGAACTGGCGGCCCGGCGTCGTAAATTACGACGGCGGTGGGCGGCCGTGGTGGGCGCCGTCGCCGCGGCGTGCCTCGCCCTGGGGGTGGCCGCGGCCCCGCTGCTCAGCCGGCCGCCGGCGCCGGACGCCAGCTACTCGGTCCAGTCCGGCAATGGCCTGCAGTTCAGCATCGACCTTGCCCGGAAAACATGGGGCACCGAGCTGGCCGTGAACGGCAGCAAACTGCCGCTGGACGGAACCCTCTCGCTCTGGATCCGGGACCGCGACGGCGGCGAGGACCGGGCATGTGCCTGGACCGCGACGCCGAGCGGGAGGGTGAAGGTCATGGGCGCCACGCCACTTCAGCTGGCCAGCATCGCCAGCCTGGAACTGCGGGACGAAACCCAGCACGCCGTGGCTGTGATTACGGTGCCGTGA
- a CDS encoding type II toxin-antitoxin system RatA family toxin, whose product MPQVRAERLIRLDPETVFALSQTTGAFRLQWDPFISAQGFLDGATSAGKGVRTRTVSRLGLVMVSEYVSYAPPRNVGMTMVSGPWFFGNFGGGWRFTADDGGTRAVWKYTFSCRPDWLRPVAERMGAWLLGREINMRIEAFARACEDPALVAEFRALTAP is encoded by the coding sequence ATGCCCCAGGTACGCGCCGAACGACTCATCCGCCTCGATCCGGAGACAGTCTTTGCCCTCTCCCAGACAACTGGTGCGTTCCGGCTCCAGTGGGACCCGTTCATCTCTGCCCAAGGTTTCCTGGACGGCGCAACGTCCGCCGGAAAGGGCGTCCGGACTCGGACCGTGTCCCGCCTGGGCCTGGTGATGGTGAGCGAGTACGTTTCCTATGCCCCACCCAGGAACGTGGGTATGACCATGGTGTCCGGACCGTGGTTCTTCGGGAATTTCGGCGGCGGCTGGCGTTTCACCGCGGACGACGGCGGCACGCGCGCCGTCTGGAAGTACACCTTTTCGTGCCGCCCGGACTGGTTGCGGCCGGTAGCGGAGCGGATGGGCGCCTGGCTCCTGGGCCGTGAGATCAATATGAGGATCGAAGCGTTTGCCCGCGCCTGCGAGGATCCGGCCCTGGTGGCCGAGTTCCGCGCCCTCACGGCACCGTAA
- a CDS encoding DUF1206 domain-containing protein — protein MRGARKSAPPRRWPEGSAIKRELKDAAGTAEDVTNSRALELLARVGFAVSGLLHFLVGAIAIRLAMGGSGNADFSGAVSELASQPAGPFLLWASFAACAALAVWQASDAVFDYNRLPTKDKVGKKAKAAAQAVVFAGLAVTLASFAMGTGSGGDNQQSASDLTVAVMKAPGGVALLVLVGLGMAITGIIYGIRGIKKTFEKHLTMPVSRPARTAVSALGVTGYVAKGIVLLLTGMLITIATLQAHPGESTGLDGGLRALREQPFGVYLLAAVGAGLICYGLYMVVRARLAKM, from the coding sequence GTGCGGGGGGCACGCAAATCTGCGCCCCCGCGGCGCTGGCCCGAAGGAAGCGCCATCAAAAGAGAACTCAAAGACGCCGCAGGCACGGCGGAGGACGTCACCAACTCACGCGCACTGGAGTTGCTGGCGAGGGTGGGTTTCGCGGTAAGCGGCCTACTGCACTTTCTGGTGGGCGCCATCGCAATCCGCCTCGCCATGGGTGGTTCGGGGAATGCTGACTTCAGCGGCGCTGTTTCCGAACTGGCCAGCCAGCCCGCCGGGCCGTTCCTCCTGTGGGCAAGCTTTGCCGCCTGCGCGGCCCTTGCCGTCTGGCAGGCCAGCGACGCCGTCTTCGACTACAACCGACTGCCCACCAAGGACAAAGTCGGTAAGAAGGCCAAAGCGGCAGCGCAGGCCGTGGTGTTTGCCGGGCTCGCCGTGACCCTGGCTAGCTTCGCCATGGGCACAGGGTCCGGGGGCGACAACCAGCAATCGGCGAGCGACCTCACCGTCGCCGTCATGAAGGCCCCCGGCGGCGTAGCGCTGCTGGTCCTCGTGGGTCTGGGCATGGCCATCACCGGGATCATCTACGGCATCCGCGGCATCAAGAAGACCTTCGAGAAACACCTCACGATGCCCGTTTCCCGCCCTGCCCGGACGGCCGTCTCCGCCTTGGGCGTGACCGGCTACGTCGCCAAAGGCATAGTCCTGCTGCTGACCGGGATGCTCATCACCATCGCCACCCTGCAGGCCCATCCGGGTGAATCCACGGGCCTGGACGGTGGACTCAGGGCCCTGCGCGAACAGCCCTTCGGCGTTTACTTGCTGGCCGCCGTGGGCGCCGGCCTCATCTGCTACGGACTCTATATGGTGGTCCGGGCTCGCCTGGCCAAAATGTAG
- the trmB gene encoding tRNA (guanosine(46)-N7)-methyltransferase TrmB, which translates to MSESPESSQPPHVPRPVTPGTQASFGTYGGRPVSFVRRGTRLQGRRQTAWEEHSDRWALDVPRHIANTSVHPDYTFDAEAEFGRKAPLIVEIGSGLGDAICHAAEENPDTDFLAVEVYTPGLANTIIKINSRGLNNVRVVEANAPEVLATMLPAGSVSELWVFFPDPWHKSRHHKRRLIQPEFAELAARALTKGGLWRVATDWSNYAVHVRDVLADSPDFENLHTGERHGPESPLTQVWQSGVETLVGGAPVREGRAPVSTAHTGPNEGVDETGGWAPRFEGRIRTSFEAKAHEAGRLIFDLCYRRR; encoded by the coding sequence ATGAGCGAATCCCCAGAATCTTCCCAGCCTCCGCATGTCCCGCGCCCGGTGACGCCCGGAACCCAGGCGTCTTTCGGCACTTACGGCGGCAGGCCGGTGAGCTTTGTGCGCCGCGGAACCCGCCTCCAGGGGCGCCGTCAGACGGCGTGGGAAGAGCACTCGGACCGGTGGGCCCTGGACGTGCCCCGGCACATCGCGAACACGTCGGTCCACCCGGACTACACCTTCGACGCCGAGGCCGAGTTCGGCCGCAAGGCACCGCTGATTGTGGAAATCGGTTCGGGGCTGGGCGATGCCATCTGCCACGCGGCCGAGGAGAACCCGGACACGGACTTCCTGGCGGTCGAGGTCTATACCCCGGGGCTGGCCAACACCATCATCAAGATCAACAGCCGCGGGCTGAACAACGTCCGGGTGGTGGAAGCCAACGCGCCCGAGGTCCTCGCCACCATGCTGCCGGCAGGATCCGTCAGCGAGCTGTGGGTGTTCTTCCCCGATCCCTGGCACAAGTCACGGCACCACAAACGCCGCCTCATCCAGCCGGAATTCGCCGAACTGGCGGCACGTGCACTCACCAAGGGCGGACTGTGGCGGGTCGCCACGGACTGGTCCAACTACGCTGTCCACGTCCGCGACGTCCTCGCGGACTCCCCAGACTTCGAAAACCTCCACACCGGCGAGCGCCACGGCCCGGAAAGTCCGCTCACCCAGGTGTGGCAATCCGGCGTCGAAACCCTGGTGGGCGGCGCGCCCGTCCGCGAAGGCCGGGCGCCGGTGAGTACCGCGCATACGGGCCCCAACGAGGGCGTGGACGAAACGGGCGGCTGGGCGCCGCGCTTTGAAGGCCGGATCCGCACGAGTTTCGAGGCGAAGGCCCACGAGGCCGGCCGGCTGATCTTCGACCTCTGCTACCGCCGCCGCTGA
- a CDS encoding CynX/NimT family MFS transporter, translating to MGPVTRADNVDVPGLLIDAEIDDIPPAAPTRLPGQSGGGPESPQGSRRALVYLGLCLVLIGLNLRTVFSSFAAVLPEITSDAGLPGWAVVVLTTVPVTLLGVFAPLAPVLARRFGAERVLLGAMAVLTAGLLLRPADIGGLLPGAGHLPTLLAGTAACGAAIALCNVLLPGLVKRDFPHRLGLMGGLYTTAICASAALGAGFTYPVFTATGEWTSALWFWAVPAAVVLLLFLPVALRQHPVRHQAANLGVNVWRSAVAWQVTIFMVLQAMMSFSVFAWLAPILRERGVDGATAGLMVSVSIVLQMTGSLFAPALAARFRDQRAIAVVVALMTGGGFALSIFGPLELIWVWTSLLGLGQGSLTAVALTMIMLRTRDGHTAAHLSGMMQGVGYGLGSTGTLMVGQLHQATGSFTAAGVLFLVVGSLAAVFGYRAGRNRYIGDSSRSGQ from the coding sequence ATGGGTCCCGTGACCCGTGCTGACAACGTTGACGTGCCTGGACTGCTGATCGACGCCGAAATCGACGACATCCCCCCAGCCGCCCCGACGCGCCTTCCGGGCCAGTCGGGCGGCGGTCCGGAGAGCCCGCAAGGCAGCCGACGCGCTCTCGTGTACCTGGGCCTCTGTCTGGTGCTCATCGGGCTGAACCTCCGCACGGTTTTCTCCAGTTTCGCTGCGGTTCTTCCGGAGATCACGTCCGACGCCGGCCTGCCGGGCTGGGCCGTCGTGGTGCTCACCACCGTGCCCGTGACGCTCCTGGGCGTCTTCGCACCGCTGGCCCCTGTCCTGGCCCGCCGGTTCGGCGCCGAACGCGTCCTGCTCGGTGCCATGGCAGTACTTACGGCAGGGCTGCTGCTGCGGCCCGCGGACATCGGAGGCCTCCTGCCCGGTGCCGGCCACCTCCCTACCTTGCTGGCGGGAACTGCTGCCTGCGGTGCCGCCATCGCCCTGTGCAACGTGTTGCTGCCAGGGCTGGTGAAGCGCGATTTCCCGCACCGGCTGGGTCTCATGGGCGGCCTGTACACCACGGCCATCTGCGCGTCGGCCGCTCTCGGCGCCGGCTTTACCTACCCGGTCTTCACGGCGACGGGGGAGTGGACCTCGGCACTGTGGTTCTGGGCCGTTCCTGCCGCCGTCGTACTTTTGCTGTTCCTTCCGGTGGCATTGCGCCAGCACCCCGTCCGGCACCAGGCCGCCAACCTCGGCGTCAACGTGTGGCGTTCGGCGGTGGCGTGGCAGGTGACCATCTTTATGGTGCTGCAGGCCATGATGTCCTTCAGCGTTTTTGCCTGGCTGGCGCCGATCCTGCGCGAACGCGGCGTGGACGGCGCCACGGCCGGCCTAATGGTCTCCGTTTCGATCGTGCTCCAGATGACGGGTTCGCTGTTTGCCCCTGCACTGGCGGCGAGGTTCCGTGACCAGCGGGCCATCGCTGTGGTGGTGGCGCTGATGACAGGCGGCGGGTTTGCGCTGAGCATCTTCGGACCCCTGGAACTCATCTGGGTGTGGACCTCGCTGCTGGGATTGGGGCAGGGAAGCCTCACCGCGGTGGCCCTGACCATGATTATGCTGCGGACCCGCGACGGGCACACGGCCGCGCACCTGTCCGGGATGATGCAGGGCGTGGGCTACGGGCTGGGTTCCACCGGCACGCTGATGGTGGGCCAGCTGCACCAGGCCACGGGATCCTTCACGGCCGCCGGGGTGCTGTTCCTGGTGGTCGGTTCGCTGGCCGCGGTGTTCGGTTACCGCGCGGGCCGGAACCGCTACATCGGCGACTCCAGCCGATCGGGCCAATAG